One genomic window of Melospiza melodia melodia isolate bMelMel2 chromosome W unlocalized genomic scaffold, bMelMel2.pri SUPER_W_unloc_1, whole genome shotgun sequence includes the following:
- the LOC134433074 gene encoding uncharacterized protein LOC134433074, which produces MTPTPPQTFATLIIGLSISIALPQDPSPIDPWSQAHQCIHPELGMRKLYFEVYALRNNQPFPSETWERLSMVANKGDQIQVGCRELDPVEGPVEGKTRRLVLTIQPSNPDSENDIITYSPVKMGKPTIWTQHKGPISCQWADFRGDPPGSQPRTSVIYREDSLGELRPQNITYNPHPLLHLPGEIVASSGPKEGKAQCEMAFRLDQAMMFTCERESKTLRQGSFFPKRNGAYEVGVIPSDPDVNSTQETILPVECKAVHNLTFIGPQVIRKSNELKLLLDPTYSLKKVQMNIQTDITYLQKDCRPFIQQSLKGWNAWLATRSHHRRTKRDLSGWIGTGFGIVNTIDQEVLVNKLSTVTSSLGKLKVPLSSSMFTLAETQSLVVKLLTMVANHTAEDFVKLADYTGELSRDIALAIQCSQTQQWVQSVAAGIMREGTSGILPQEIRETILKDNHTTQFERDHQAWWQLVNFTYEPQQEHIEAYVLTISAAEERAIFPILTLGTIHQDAIVRPIDHNVWASYDYTKNRWQSVSTEACIPRGQLGYVCENAVVEAEDLCLDAENSVCTLEMLPHDRTQSQVYYIGNGCACVRTACDNVTIDNCQEETNNTNFCVCNFAKIVGCDFHYTVPITTQQLINANFNLYQEISKLQIGMDVKILKAMLAHPEVKKLVQKVNQTTKRMVWQIEHNSERIKNVLTKVEQVGQHHWWDIFTGYSPTATQVFHYLVHPMLVVIGALLLLTLINICLWWRLRSIMKRTQMIWAMVRAYQRPVGPELDERIRKLQEKGGK; this is translated from the coding sequence atgaccccgactccacctcaaacctttgcaactctgatcattggactctcgataagtatagctcttccccaagacccttccccaatagacccatggtctcaggcacaccagtgtatccatccagaattgggaatgaggaaactctatttcgaggtttatgccttacgtaacaaccagccatttccaagtgaaacatgggagcggctctccatggtagcgaacaagggagaccagattcaggttgggtgtcgagagcttgacccggtagaaggaccggtagaaggaaaaacgaggcgactagtattaaccattcaaccctcgaacccagactctgaaaatgacataatcacctatagtccagtgaagatgggcaagcccactatttggactcagcataagggcccgatttcatgtcagtgggctgatttcaggggagatccacccgggtcccaaccccggacctcggtaatttatagagaggattcgcttggggaactacgtccccagaacataacctataaccctcacccccttctccatcttccgggagaaattgtagcatctagtggcccaaaggaagggaaagcacagtgtgagatggcattcagattagatcaggcaatgatgttcacgtgtgaaagagaatcgaagacactgagacagggttctttcttccctaagcgtaatggtgcatatgaggtgggcgtgatcccatcagatccggatgtaaactcgacccaagaaaccatcctaccagtggaatgtaaagcagtacataacctaacctttatagggcctcaggtgataagaaaatctaacgaactaaaattgttgttagaccccacttattccctgaaaaaggtgcaaatgaacattcagaccgatattacttatttgcaaaaggattgccgaccatttatacagcaaagccttaagggatggaatgcatggttagcgacaaggtctcatcacagaagaacaaaaagagatctaagtgggtggattggcaccggatttggcatagtaaacacaatagatcaagaAGTATTAGTAAACAAGttaagtaccgtcacatcaagcttaggaaagcttaaggtgcccctcagttcatccatgtttacattagctgaaacacaatcactagtggtgaaattactaaccatggtagcaaaccatactgcagaggattttgtgaagctcgctgactacacaggggaacttagcagagacattgcactcgctatccaatgctctcagacgcaacaatgggtgcaatcagtagcggcaggaataatgagagaaggaacgtcaggtatattacctcaagaaataagggaaacaatattaaaggacaatcatactacacaatttgagcgggaccatcaggcttggtggcaattagtgaacttcacttatgagcctcaacaggaacacattgaagcttatgttctcaccattagtgcggcagaggaaagagctatctttcccatcctcaccctagggacaatacaccaagatgccattgtcaggccaatagaccataacgtctgggccagttatgattacaccaaaaataggtggcaatcggttagcacagaagcatgtatccctagaggacaattaggctatgtttgcgaaaatgctgtggtagaagccgaagatttatgtttagatgctgaaaatagtgtatgtaccttagaaatgcttccgcatgatagaacacaatcacaagtttactatataggaaatgggtgtgcttgcgtaaggacggcttgtgacaacgtcactatagataattgccaagaagagactaacaatactaacttttgtgtatgcaactttgccaagatcgtaggttgtgattttcattacactgtcccaataactacccaacagctaattaacgcaaatttcaacctatatcaagagatatcgaaattacaaatagggatggacgtcaagattcttaaagcaatgcttgcacaccctgaagtaaagaaattggtgcaaaaggtgaatcaaacaactaaacgaatggtatggcagatcgaacacaattcagagagaataaaaaatgtcctgaccaaagtagaacaagtaggccagcatcactggtgggacatctttacaggatattccccaacagctacacaggtcttccattacctggtgcacccaatgctagtagTAATTGGAGCTTTGCTGTTACTAACTCttataaacatttgtttgtggtggagactcaggagcataatgaaaaggacccaaatgatttgggcaatggtacgagcctatcaacgtcctgtgggaccagaacttgacgaaagaattcgtaagttacaagaaaaaggggggaaatga